One window of the Eschrichtius robustus isolate mEscRob2 chromosome X, mEscRob2.pri, whole genome shotgun sequence genome contains the following:
- the RAB9B gene encoding ras-related protein Rab-9B, which yields MSGKSLLLKVILLGDGGVGKSSLMNRYVTNKFDSQAFHTIGVEFLNRDLEVDGRFVTLQIWDTAGQERFKSLRTPFYRGADCCLLTFSVDDRQSFENLGNWQKEFIYYADVKDPEHFPFVVLGNKVDKEDRQVTTEEAQAWCMENGDYPYLETSAKDDTNVTVAFEEAVRQVLAVEEQLEHCMLGHTIDLNSGSKAGSSCC from the coding sequence ATGAGTGGGAAATCCCTGCTCTTAAAGGTCATTCTCTTGGGTGATGGTGGAGTTGGGAAAAGCTCGCTCATGAACCGTTATGTAACCAATAAATTTGACTCCCAGGCTTTTCACACCATAGGGGTAGAGTTCTTAAATCGAGATCTGGAGGTAGATGGACGTTTTGTAACTCTCCAGATCTGGGACACTGCAGGGCAGGAACGCTTCAAGAGCCTTAGGACACCCTTCTACAGGGGAGCAGACTGCTGCCTCTTGACTTTCAGCGTGGATGACCGGCAGAGCTTTGAGAACCTTGGTAATTGGCAGAAAGAATTCATCTACTACGCAGATGTGAAAGACCCTGAGCACTTCCCCTTTGTAGTTCTGGGTAACAAAGTAGACAAAGAGGATAGGCAAGTGACTACTGAGGAGGCACAGGCCTGGTGCATGGAGAATGGAGATTACCCTTATCTAGAAACAAGTGCCAAAGATGATACTAATGTGACAGTGGCCTTTGAAGAAGCTGTCAGGCAGGTGTTAGCTGTAGAGGAACAGCTGGAGCATTGCATGTTAGGTCACACTATTGACTTGAACAGTGGTTCCAAAGCAGGATCTTCATGCTGTTAA